ATTCTTTTGACATTCGGAAGTATCTTTTTACGTCCTAGAACACCCGGTTTCAAGTTCCGATCGGTTCAGGTTAGAAATCTCAAGTACGTAACTAATTCAACGTCTCCGTCCTTCAACTTCACACTTATAACGCAGATCGCTGTTGAGAACACCAATTTTGGAGACTTCCGGTTCGACAACACGACCGGGAGTGTTTCGTGTGGTTTGGTAGTCGTCGGAGAGTTCAAGATACCTACCGGGAGAGCTCAAGCTAGGAAAACCGAGCGGTTGAATGTTTCGGTTGATGTGAGCTCGATTCGGGTACCGAACACCACGAGCTTAAGCGGTAATATAAGTTCTGGGATTTTAGAGCTGAGCAGCCATGTGAAATTGAGTGGGAAATTGAATATTATGAACATAATGAAGAGAAGAAGGCACCCTGAGATGACTTGCTTCATGAAACTTAATTTGACGGGGAGTTCCGTACATGATTTAACATGCGACTGATCATATGATATTACGGTGGGTGAATTGATCttaattttggttt
This window of the Gossypium arboreum isolate Shixiya-1 chromosome 12, ASM2569848v2, whole genome shotgun sequence genome carries:
- the LOC108451093 gene encoding late embryogenesis abundant protein At1g64065, which gives rise to MQQQEDPQGKPLAPVQDYPRSDMEFGGIKPKSLRREEKSSKCLVYVLTITVVLGTILLTFGSIFLRPRTPGFKFRSVQVRNLKYVTNSTSPSFNFTLITQIAVENTNFGDFRFDNTTGSVSCGLVVVGEFKIPTGRAQARKTERLNVSVDVSSIRVPNTTSLSGNISSGILELSSHVKLSGKLNIMNIMKRRRHPEMTCFMKLNLTGSSVHDLTCD